The following coding sequences lie in one Capnocytophaga stomatis genomic window:
- a CDS encoding OmpP1/FadL family transporter, whose product MNKLIYSLVLGTLFTTGIQAQNYTDALRYSTEDLNGSARFKGMSGAFGALGGDMSAININPAGSAIFSGTEFSFSIRDDNHKKNVSFLNQETINKDSDFDLNQFGIAFVVPNVSENWKKISFGFNFQQTKNLSNSGFTYFGDNNIGIDDYFRHFAQNGNVNGSGFPLSTFADGNLPIVNQNAIGEFYLGLNDWNARSAYLGIKTELVVPESPNASETNYIANADRTLRRQKYEVIHNGQINKYNFNFASQFGNNIYLGVNLNSHPINSSSLYSLRDDNFESTSLVRYANHQVRVNTTGNGFSFQLGGIAKVGNQIRLGLSYQSPTWYKLEEQSREVLYSTIFNKQANQNEDKDVDLLNQYGDEIWFERDYKFRTPSSWVGSVAYVFSKKGLISFDYIYKNYENIYFTSNNLKGENTIIQNTLNGTSSIRVGGEYRIKALSLRAGMRYEQSPYKGNSKYVGDLNGYSFGAGYSFGGVRLDVSYDIAKQDNMFQMYEAVLTTPAKISSTRSNLLFTLSAKLF is encoded by the coding sequence ATGAATAAGTTAATATACTCATTAGTTTTGGGTACTTTGTTCACAACAGGTATTCAAGCACAGAATTACACCGATGCTTTGCGTTATTCAACCGAAGACTTAAACGGTAGTGCTCGCTTCAAAGGAATGAGCGGTGCTTTTGGAGCTTTGGGAGGTGATATGTCCGCAATAAATATAAATCCTGCAGGAAGTGCCATTTTTTCAGGTACGGAATTTTCCTTCTCTATAAGAGATGACAACCACAAGAAAAATGTTTCCTTCCTAAATCAAGAAACAATCAACAAAGATTCCGATTTTGATTTGAATCAATTTGGAATTGCTTTCGTTGTACCTAATGTTTCGGAAAATTGGAAAAAAATTAGTTTTGGATTTAACTTTCAACAGACCAAAAATCTAAGTAATTCAGGATTTACTTATTTCGGAGATAACAACATCGGTATTGATGATTATTTCCGCCACTTTGCACAAAATGGAAATGTTAACGGAAGTGGCTTTCCTCTGTCCACGTTTGCCGACGGAAATCTTCCTATCGTTAACCAAAATGCAATTGGAGAGTTTTACTTAGGATTAAACGACTGGAATGCAAGAAGTGCTTATTTGGGAATAAAAACCGAATTAGTGGTACCTGAGTCGCCCAATGCTTCTGAAACAAACTACATAGCAAATGCTGACAGAACTTTAAGGCGACAAAAATACGAAGTGATTCATAATGGGCAAATCAATAAGTACAACTTCAATTTTGCATCACAATTCGGAAATAATATTTATTTGGGTGTAAACCTTAACTCACATCCGATTAATTCCAGCTCTTTGTATAGCTTGCGTGATGACAATTTTGAAAGTACTTCATTAGTAAGATATGCTAATCATCAAGTGAGAGTGAATACTACCGGAAACGGCTTTTCTTTTCAGTTAGGAGGTATCGCGAAAGTTGGTAATCAGATTCGTTTAGGATTAAGTTACCAGTCTCCTACTTGGTACAAACTTGAAGAACAATCACGAGAAGTGTTGTATTCCACAATTTTTAATAAACAAGCAAATCAAAATGAGGATAAAGACGTCGATTTGCTAAACCAATACGGTGATGAAATTTGGTTCGAGCGAGATTATAAATTCCGTACGCCAAGTTCTTGGGTGGGAAGTGTTGCTTACGTTTTCAGTAAAAAAGGGCTAATCAGTTTTGATTATATCTATAAGAATTACGAAAATATCTATTTTACCAGCAACAATTTGAAAGGTGAAAATACCATTATTCAGAATACTTTGAACGGCACTTCATCAATACGTGTAGGTGGAGAGTATCGTATAAAAGCGTTAAGTTTGCGTGCAGGTATGCGTTATGAGCAAAGTCCTTACAAAGGAAATTCCAAGTACGTAGGAGACCTTAACGGATACTCTTTCGGTGCGGGTTATTCTTTTGGTGGCGTTCGTTTGGACGTTTCATACGATATTGCAAAACAGGATAATATGTTCCAAATGTATGAAGCCGTTTTGACCACTCCGGCAAAAATTTCATCCACAAGAAGTAATTTATTGTTCACCTTATCAGCAAAATTATTCTGA
- the metG gene encoding methionine--tRNA ligase, protein MSKRYTITAALPYTNGPIHIGHLAGVYVPSDIYARYQRLKNNDVAFICGSDEHGVAISIKAKKEGVTPQEIIDKYHNIIKKSFEDFGISFDNYSRTSLPIHHKTASDFFRKLYEQGDFIEEVSEQLYDEQAQQFLADRFVTGTCPKCSNTEAYGDQCEKCGTSLNATDLINPKSTITGTKPTLKETKHWFLPLNRYQKFIEEWILEGHKKDWKPNVYGQVKSWLDDELKPRAVTRDLDWGIPVPVEGADGKVLYVWFDAPIGYISSTIEWAEREGKDWEPYWKDKDTKLVHFIGKDNIVFHCIIFPSMLKAEGSYILPDNVPANEFLNLEGDKLSTSKNWAVWLHEYLQDFPNQQDVLRYVLTANAPETKDNDFTWKDFQARNNNELVAIFGNFINRVTVLTHKYYNGITPEPNEFTETDLQTLALMKAFPELISNSIERYRFREASQELMNLARLGNKYLADEEPWKLIKENPERVKTQMYVALQIAGALAILSEPLLPFTSEKLKKMLQFDDLKAKIQWNDVEKCDKILPSGHVIGKSELLFQKIEDEAIEKQLIRLENTKIENKKEEKMSVETQKELISYDDFMKMDIRIGTILEAEKMPKADKLLVLKVDTGIDVRTIVSGIAESFNPQDIVGKQVTVLANLAPRKLRGVESHGMILMTENSEGKFVFLNPDNESIANGMVVK, encoded by the coding sequence ATGTCAAAAAGATATACCATTACGGCAGCTTTGCCTTATACCAACGGACCTATACACATCGGTCACTTAGCGGGAGTTTATGTGCCTTCGGATATTTATGCTCGTTATCAGCGATTGAAAAACAACGATGTAGCTTTTATTTGCGGAAGTGACGAACACGGTGTTGCTATTTCTATCAAAGCTAAAAAAGAAGGAGTTACGCCACAGGAAATCATCGATAAATATCACAACATCATCAAAAAATCCTTTGAAGATTTTGGAATTTCGTTTGATAATTATTCACGAACTTCGCTTCCTATTCATCATAAAACGGCTTCCGATTTTTTCAGAAAATTGTACGAACAAGGCGATTTTATTGAAGAAGTTTCCGAGCAATTGTATGACGAACAAGCTCAGCAATTTTTGGCAGATCGTTTCGTTACCGGAACTTGCCCTAAGTGCTCAAATACAGAGGCTTACGGAGACCAATGCGAAAAATGCGGAACGTCATTGAATGCCACCGACTTAATAAACCCAAAATCAACCATTACGGGAACCAAACCCACACTTAAAGAAACCAAACATTGGTTTTTACCTTTGAACCGTTATCAAAAATTTATTGAAGAATGGATTTTAGAAGGACATAAAAAAGATTGGAAACCAAATGTTTATGGTCAAGTAAAATCGTGGCTTGATGATGAACTTAAGCCTCGTGCCGTTACGCGTGATTTGGATTGGGGAATTCCTGTTCCAGTTGAAGGTGCTGACGGAAAGGTGCTTTACGTTTGGTTTGATGCTCCCATCGGATATATTTCATCAACAATTGAATGGGCTGAGCGTGAGGGCAAAGATTGGGAGCCTTATTGGAAAGATAAAGATACAAAATTGGTTCACTTTATCGGTAAGGATAACATTGTGTTTCACTGCATTATATTTCCGTCGATGCTTAAAGCCGAAGGAAGTTACATTTTACCCGATAACGTTCCCGCCAATGAATTTTTGAACTTGGAGGGAGATAAATTATCTACATCCAAAAATTGGGCGGTTTGGTTACACGAATATTTGCAAGATTTTCCTAATCAGCAAGATGTGTTGCGATATGTTTTGACAGCCAATGCTCCTGAAACCAAAGATAATGACTTCACTTGGAAAGATTTTCAAGCTCGAAATAATAATGAATTGGTAGCCATTTTTGGAAATTTTATCAATCGGGTTACGGTTTTGACTCATAAATATTACAACGGAATCACTCCTGAACCTAACGAATTTACTGAAACAGATTTGCAAACATTGGCTTTGATGAAAGCTTTTCCTGAGCTGATTTCCAATTCAATAGAACGTTACCGATTCCGTGAAGCTTCACAAGAATTGATGAATTTGGCTCGCCTCGGGAACAAATATTTGGCTGATGAGGAACCTTGGAAGCTCATCAAAGAAAATCCTGAACGCGTAAAAACACAAATGTATGTGGCTTTGCAAATTGCGGGAGCGTTAGCAATACTTAGTGAACCTTTATTGCCTTTTACTTCCGAAAAATTGAAGAAAATGCTTCAATTTGATGATTTAAAAGCAAAAATACAGTGGAATGATGTAGAAAAATGCGATAAAATTCTTCCAAGTGGTCACGTTATCGGAAAATCAGAGCTTCTTTTCCAAAAAATAGAAGATGAAGCCATCGAAAAACAACTTATAAGATTGGAAAATACTAAAATTGAAAACAAAAAAGAAGAAAAAATGTCAGTAGAAACTCAAAAAGAGTTGATTTCGTATGACGATTTTATGAAAATGGATATTCGTATCGGTACAATTCTGGAAGCTGAAAAAATGCCAAAAGCAGATAAATTACTTGTTTTGAAGGTAGATACAGGAATCGATGTACGAACCATAGTTTCAGGAATTGCAGAAAGTTTCAATCCGCAAGATATTGTAGGAAAGCAAGTTACTGTTTTAGCAAATCTTGCTCCGCGAAAATTGAGAGGAGTTGAAAGTCACGGAATGATTCTGATGACTGAAAATTCAGAAGGGAAATTTGTCTTCTTGAATCCTGATAATGAAAGTATTGCCAACGGAATGGTTGTGAAATAG
- the fumC gene encoding class II fumarate hydratase, whose product MSYRIEKDTMGEVKVPADKYWGAQTERSRNNFKIGAPASMPIEIVRGFAYLKKAAAYANCDLGVLSTEKRDAIAQVCDEILAGKLDDQFPLVIWQTGSGTQSNMNVNEVIANRAQVLAGGKIGEGEPVLKANDDVNKSQSSNDTFPTGMHIACYKMVVEKTIPGVEQLRNTLKAKAEAFKDVVKIGRTHLMDATPLTLGQEISGYAAQLDYGLKALKNTLTHLSELALGGTAVGTGLNTPKGYDVKVAEYIAKFTGHPFVTAPNKFEALASHDAIVEAHGALKQLAVSLNKIANDIRMLASGPRSGIGEILIPENEPGSSIMPGKVNPTQCEALTMVAAQVMGNDVAISVGGAQGHYELNVFKPLMASNFLRSAELLGDACVSFDEHCAQGIEPNYKRIKELVDNSLMLVTALNTKIGYYKAAEIAQTAHRNGTTLKEEAVRLGYVTPEDFDAWVKPEDMVGSLK is encoded by the coding sequence ATGAGTTACAGAATTGAAAAAGACACAATGGGCGAAGTGAAAGTTCCTGCTGATAAATATTGGGGAGCTCAAACTGAGCGTTCACGTAACAATTTTAAAATTGGAGCTCCTGCTTCAATGCCAATCGAAATCGTACGAGGGTTTGCTTATCTGAAAAAAGCAGCTGCTTATGCCAACTGTGATTTGGGCGTGCTTTCAACCGAAAAAAGAGATGCTATTGCACAAGTTTGTGATGAAATTTTGGCTGGAAAGTTGGACGACCAATTTCCGCTTGTAATTTGGCAAACAGGTTCAGGAACACAATCAAATATGAACGTTAATGAAGTGATTGCCAACCGTGCTCAGGTACTTGCCGGCGGAAAAATAGGCGAAGGAGAGCCCGTTCTGAAAGCCAACGATGATGTAAATAAATCACAATCTTCAAATGATACGTTCCCAACAGGAATGCACATCGCTTGCTACAAAATGGTGGTTGAAAAAACAATCCCGGGAGTAGAACAACTTCGTAATACACTAAAAGCCAAAGCAGAAGCTTTCAAAGATGTAGTGAAAATCGGACGTACGCACCTTATGGACGCTACGCCACTTACTTTGGGACAAGAAATTTCAGGTTATGCAGCTCAGTTGGATTACGGCTTGAAAGCCTTGAAAAACACCTTGACTCACTTGTCGGAATTGGCGTTGGGCGGAACTGCCGTAGGAACAGGACTTAACACCCCAAAAGGATACGATGTGAAAGTTGCCGAGTACATCGCTAAGTTTACAGGGCATCCGTTTGTTACCGCTCCAAACAAATTTGAAGCATTGGCTTCACACGATGCTATTGTGGAGGCTCACGGAGCTTTAAAACAATTAGCAGTTTCATTGAATAAAATTGCAAACGACATTCGTATGTTGGCTTCTGGTCCGCGTTCAGGAATTGGAGAAATTTTAATCCCTGAAAACGAACCAGGTAGTTCAATTATGCCAGGAAAAGTGAATCCTACACAGTGTGAAGCACTTACAATGGTTGCCGCACAAGTTATGGGGAACGATGTGGCTATTTCCGTTGGAGGAGCTCAAGGTCACTACGAGTTGAATGTATTCAAACCATTGATGGCTTCCAATTTCTTGCGTTCGGCAGAATTATTAGGAGATGCTTGCGTTTCGTTTGACGAACACTGTGCTCAAGGTATCGAACCTAACTACAAGCGTATCAAAGAATTGGTTGATAATTCACTGATGTTGGTTACAGCATTAAACACTAAAATCGGATATTACAAAGCTGCCGAAATTGCTCAAACAGCTCACAGAAACGGAACTACATTAAAAGAAGAAGCCGTTAGATTGGGTTACGTAACTCCTGAGGATTTTGACGCTTGGGTAAAACCTGAAGATATGGTAGGAAGTTTAAAATAA
- a CDS encoding BrxA/BrxB family bacilliredoxin — translation MYPPELVKPMIEELTAVGFQELKTVDAVQEAIKKQGTTLVVVNSVCGCAARNARPAAIMSLQNAKKPDYLTTVFAGVDREATEEARHFMLPFPPSSPSIALFKDGELVHMLERHHIEGRYAETIAENLQQAYDEFC, via the coding sequence ATGTATCCACCAGAATTGGTAAAACCTATGATAGAAGAACTAACAGCCGTTGGTTTTCAAGAATTAAAAACAGTTGATGCTGTGCAAGAGGCAATTAAGAAGCAAGGTACGACCTTAGTTGTTGTAAATTCGGTTTGCGGATGTGCTGCCAGAAATGCTCGTCCTGCGGCAATTATGAGCCTTCAAAATGCAAAAAAACCGGATTATTTAACAACTGTGTTTGCAGGTGTTGACAGGGAAGCCACTGAGGAGGCTCGTCATTTTATGCTTCCTTTTCCTCCTTCGTCTCCAAGTATAGCTCTTTTTAAAGACGGTGAGTTAGTGCATATGCTTGAGCGTCATCACATTGAAGGAAGATATGCAGAAACAATCGCAGAAAATCTTCAGCAAGCTTACGATGAATTTTGCTAA
- the proS gene encoding proline--tRNA ligase, which yields MSKNLTKRGEDYSKWYNELVVKAELAENSGVRGCMVIKPYGYAIWEKMQAELDRMFKETGHVNAYFPLFVPRSFFEAEEKNAEGFAKECAVVTHYRLKADPNEKGKLMVDPEAKLEDELVVRPTSEAIIWNTYKNWIQSYRDLPILINQWANVVRWEMRTRLFLRTAEFLWQEGHTAHATKAEAIEEAEKMMNVYAEFAENFMCVPVIKGFKTESERFAGADETYCIEALMQDGKALQAGTSHFLGQNFAKAFDVKFASKEGTLDYVWATSWGVSTRLMGALIMTHSDDNGLVLPPKLAPIQIVIIPIYKGEEQLEAVRQRVLPLMDELKKRGISVKFDDRDTQKPGFKFNEYELKGVPVRLAVGQRDLENNTFEVARRDTLTKETISGDAIVAHIEKLLTDIQENIYKKALDYRNSHITEVNSYDEFKEVLETKGGFISAHWDGTPETEATIQEETKATIRCIPLDAKEEQGVCIFSGKPSTKRVLFAKAY from the coding sequence ATGAGTAAAAACTTAACAAAACGCGGAGAAGATTATTCAAAATGGTATAATGAATTAGTAGTAAAAGCCGAATTAGCAGAAAATTCCGGAGTGCGTGGCTGTATGGTAATCAAGCCTTACGGATATGCAATTTGGGAAAAAATGCAGGCAGAACTTGACCGAATGTTCAAGGAAACAGGTCACGTAAATGCTTATTTTCCGCTTTTCGTACCAAGAAGTTTTTTTGAAGCAGAAGAAAAAAACGCCGAAGGATTTGCCAAAGAATGTGCCGTTGTAACACATTATCGCTTAAAAGCTGACCCTAACGAAAAAGGGAAATTAATGGTTGACCCCGAAGCGAAATTAGAAGATGAATTGGTGGTACGTCCTACATCGGAGGCTATCATTTGGAATACATATAAAAACTGGATTCAATCGTATCGAGATTTGCCAATCCTCATTAATCAATGGGCAAACGTTGTACGCTGGGAAATGCGTACTCGCTTGTTCTTACGTACTGCTGAATTTTTATGGCAAGAAGGACACACAGCACACGCTACCAAAGCCGAAGCTATTGAAGAAGCAGAAAAAATGATGAACGTATATGCCGAATTTGCTGAAAATTTTATGTGCGTACCCGTTATAAAAGGTTTTAAAACCGAATCGGAGCGTTTTGCCGGAGCCGATGAAACTTACTGTATCGAAGCTTTAATGCAAGACGGAAAAGCCTTACAAGCAGGAACTTCGCACTTCTTAGGACAAAATTTTGCCAAAGCTTTTGACGTAAAATTTGCTTCAAAAGAAGGAACTCTTGATTATGTTTGGGCAACCTCTTGGGGAGTTTCAACACGATTGATGGGAGCTTTAATTATGACTCACAGCGACGATAACGGATTAGTACTTCCTCCGAAATTAGCTCCTATTCAAATAGTTATCATCCCTATTTATAAAGGAGAAGAGCAATTGGAAGCCGTAAGACAAAGAGTGTTACCTTTGATGGACGAACTGAAAAAACGAGGTATTTCAGTAAAATTTGATGATCGCGACACTCAAAAACCGGGATTCAAATTCAATGAATATGAGCTTAAAGGTGTTCCTGTGCGTTTGGCGGTAGGGCAACGTGATTTGGAAAACAATACGTTTGAAGTAGCTCGTCGCGATACACTAACCAAAGAAACTATTTCAGGTGATGCAATTGTAGCACATATCGAAAAGTTATTAACTGATATTCAAGAAAATATCTACAAAAAAGCTTTGGATTACCGAAATTCTCATATTACGGAAGTCAATTCATACGATGAATTCAAAGAAGTTCTGGAAACCAAAGGAGGATTCATTTCTGCTCATTGGGACGGAACTCCTGAAACCGAAGCCACAATTCAAGAGGAAACCAAAGCCACCATTCGTTGTATCCCTTTGGACGCAAAAGAAGAACAGGGAGTTTGTATTTTCTCAGGAAAACCTTCTACCAAACGAGTTTTATTTGCTAAGGCATATTAA
- a CDS encoding acetyl-CoA hydrolase/transferase family protein, whose product MAKYVTAEEALKVVKSNDFIYIQGGAAVPTHLVDALVAKASDLRNVTIGHIHVEGDAPYADPKYKDNFFVNSFFLSKNVRHVISAGNGTYTPVFLSDVPLLFDRKHISVDVALIQVSPPDKNGCCSMGVSVEACKAAVRNAKYVIAQVNKHTPRIFGDGMLHISEIDYLVEYDRPLFSVNAIITNETENQIGRHIAGLIEDGSTIQLGIGSIPDATLSQMSHLKNLGVHTELLTDGVLDLIKKGVVNGSQKGIDKGKIVASFMMGSQEFYEFVDDNPFVELRECSYTNEVSVIRQNPKMISINSAIEVDLTGQVCADSIGTQMYSGVGGQVDFVRGASLSEGGKSIIALPSVTKRGESKIVPFLKKGGGVVTTRSHVQYVVTEYGVAQLHSKNIHQRIKSMIDIAHPDHRENLERQFFEEFRKK is encoded by the coding sequence ATGGCTAAATACGTAACCGCAGAAGAGGCTCTGAAAGTAGTAAAGAGCAATGATTTTATATACATACAAGGAGGTGCAGCAGTTCCAACACATTTGGTAGATGCGTTAGTGGCAAAAGCCTCTGATTTAAGAAATGTAACCATCGGACATATTCACGTTGAGGGAGATGCTCCGTATGCTGACCCAAAATATAAGGATAATTTTTTCGTAAATTCTTTCTTTCTGTCAAAAAATGTCCGACACGTAATTTCAGCCGGAAATGGGACTTATACGCCTGTTTTTTTGAGTGATGTACCTCTCTTGTTCGACAGAAAACATATATCTGTTGATGTGGCTTTGATTCAAGTTTCGCCTCCTGATAAGAACGGATGTTGCTCAATGGGTGTTTCTGTAGAGGCTTGTAAGGCGGCTGTACGAAATGCGAAATACGTTATAGCTCAGGTAAATAAGCACACGCCTCGTATTTTCGGAGACGGAATGCTTCACATAAGCGAAATTGATTATCTGGTTGAATACGACAGACCTTTATTTTCTGTAAATGCTATCATTACTAACGAAACGGAAAATCAGATAGGGCGACACATCGCAGGATTAATCGAAGACGGAAGCACAATACAATTAGGAATTGGAAGCATTCCCGATGCAACACTCTCGCAAATGTCACATTTGAAAAATTTAGGCGTTCACACAGAATTACTTACTGATGGAGTTTTGGATTTAATCAAAAAAGGCGTCGTAAATGGTTCGCAAAAAGGAATTGATAAAGGAAAAATTGTTGCTTCTTTTATGATGGGGTCACAAGAATTTTATGAATTTGTTGATGATAATCCGTTTGTAGAACTCAGAGAATGCTCTTACACGAATGAGGTATCAGTAATACGGCAAAATCCAAAAATGATTTCTATCAACTCAGCCATTGAAGTTGATTTAACGGGGCAAGTTTGTGCGGATTCCATTGGAACTCAGATGTATTCCGGAGTTGGCGGTCAAGTTGATTTTGTGAGAGGAGCTTCACTAAGTGAGGGGGGAAAATCCATCATCGCCCTTCCATCCGTGACCAAAAGAGGCGAAAGCAAAATAGTTCCCTTCTTAAAAAAAGGAGGAGGAGTTGTTACAACCCGTTCGCACGTTCAGTATGTAGTTACGGAATATGGTGTGGCTCAATTACATAGCAAGAATATTCATCAACGAATCAAATCAATGATTGATATTGCTCACCCTGACCACAGAGAGAACTTAGAAAGGCAATTTTTTGAAGAATTTCGCAAAAAGTAG
- a CDS encoding lysophospholipid acyltransferase family protein → MKILAYPLSILHYVVLSSLLLIFHPLQWISIHFLGRKTHKKVVDFLNILLIKSLLITGNRVKFSFETSIPENIPLIFAANHQSVYDIPPLIWYLRKYSIRFVGKKELGNGTPSITINLRHNGSVLIDRSRPQDAIPQLEEFGRSLQKNKDAGLIFPEGTRSRGNTPKPFKTKGLEAIMKNMPDGYVVPITINNSWKILKYGSFPVGIGNKISFYVHKPIKIETENIQNQISEVEKIIISKIEK, encoded by the coding sequence ATGAAAATACTCGCATATCCTCTGAGCATACTTCACTATGTTGTTTTGAGTTCTTTGTTATTGATTTTTCATCCTTTACAATGGATTTCTATTCACTTTTTAGGAAGAAAAACGCATAAAAAAGTAGTTGATTTTCTGAATATATTGCTTATTAAATCTTTGTTAATTACAGGAAATCGGGTGAAATTCAGTTTTGAAACTTCTATTCCTGAAAATATTCCCTTAATTTTTGCTGCAAACCATCAAAGTGTTTATGATATTCCTCCTCTTATTTGGTATTTGAGAAAGTATAGCATTCGTTTTGTGGGAAAAAAGGAATTAGGCAACGGTACCCCAAGTATTACTATCAATTTGAGACATAACGGCTCTGTTTTGATTGACCGTAGCAGACCCCAAGATGCAATTCCTCAGTTAGAAGAATTTGGAAGGTCGTTACAAAAGAATAAAGATGCGGGACTTATTTTTCCGGAAGGAACCCGAAGCAGAGGAAATACTCCTAAACCATTCAAAACTAAAGGATTGGAGGCTATTATGAAAAATATGCCAGATGGTTACGTAGTGCCAATTACCATAAATAATTCTTGGAAAATTTTGAAATATGGCTCTTTTCCTGTAGGAATTGGAAATAAAATCAGCTTTTATGTTCACAAACCAATAAAAATTGAAACAGAAAATATTCAAAATCAAATTTCTGAAGTAGAAAAGATAATAATCTCAAAAATAGAAAAATAA
- a CDS encoding Gfo/Idh/MocA family protein codes for MLRKINQVLLGGMLCLSFVACNSVQKASTPTAEKTMMYQHIKVPTPKRAAGQKDVVNLVTPKLETVRVGFIGLGMRGPGAVQRFTHIPGAKVTALCDIRPERVEKAQAILEKAGAEKAATYSGSEDAWKALCERDDVDLVYIVTDWKSHVPMALYAMEKGKHVAIEVPGAMTMDEIWSLIDMAEKKRLHCMMLENCVYDYFELTSLNMAQQGLFGEIIHAEGSYIHSLDDFWKAYWNNWRLDYNAKHRGDVYPTHGMGPACQALDIHRGDKMNYLVSFDTKPFKGKNLYEKITGKNGDNFQNGDHTMTMIKTEKGKTMQIQHNVMTPRPYSRMYQLTGTKGFANKYPTEGYTVEPENISKDDVPNHENLSSHGFVPKAVKEALMKKYKHRIHIELEEKAKQVGGHGGMDFIMDYRLVYCLRNGLPLDMDVYDLAEWSCLVPLSKLSLENGSAPVEIPDFTRGAWNKVNKYRHAFAE; via the coding sequence ATGTTAAGAAAAATTAACCAAGTACTTTTAGGAGGGATGTTGTGCTTGAGTTTTGTGGCTTGCAATTCTGTACAAAAAGCCAGCACTCCCACCGCCGAAAAAACAATGATGTATCAGCACATTAAGGTTCCTACGCCAAAACGTGCTGCTGGTCAGAAAGATGTAGTGAATTTAGTAACTCCAAAATTAGAAACCGTTCGTGTAGGATTTATAGGGCTGGGAATGCGCGGACCGGGTGCTGTACAGCGTTTTACACATATTCCGGGAGCCAAAGTTACTGCTCTTTGTGATATTCGTCCGGAAAGAGTTGAGAAAGCTCAAGCAATTTTAGAAAAAGCAGGTGCTGAAAAAGCAGCAACTTATAGTGGCTCGGAAGACGCTTGGAAAGCACTTTGTGAGCGAGATGATGTTGATTTAGTGTATATTGTAACTGATTGGAAATCACACGTTCCTATGGCATTATATGCTATGGAAAAAGGCAAACACGTAGCAATTGAAGTGCCGGGAGCAATGACTATGGATGAAATTTGGTCATTGATTGATATGGCAGAAAAAAAACGTTTGCATTGTATGATGCTTGAAAACTGTGTGTACGATTATTTCGAATTAACTTCATTAAATATGGCTCAACAAGGATTATTTGGTGAAATCATTCACGCAGAGGGTTCGTATATTCATAGTTTAGATGATTTCTGGAAAGCATATTGGAATAATTGGAGATTGGACTATAATGCTAAACATCGCGGAGATGTGTATCCAACACACGGTATGGGTCCTGCTTGTCAAGCACTTGATATTCACCGAGGTGATAAAATGAATTACTTGGTTTCTTTTGATACAAAGCCTTTCAAAGGGAAAAATTTGTATGAAAAAATTACAGGTAAAAACGGAGATAATTTCCAAAATGGAGACCACACAATGACGATGATTAAGACCGAAAAAGGCAAAACAATGCAAATTCAGCATAATGTAATGACTCCTCGTCCTTATTCACGTATGTATCAACTTACCGGAACAAAAGGATTTGCAAATAAATATCCAACAGAAGGGTACACAGTAGAACCTGAAAATATTTCGAAAGACGATGTTCCTAATCACGAGAATTTAAGCTCTCACGGATTTGTTCCGAAAGCAGTGAAAGAAGCTCTGATGAAGAAATACAAACACCGAATTCACATTGAATTGGAAGAAAAAGCCAAACAAGTAGGAGGACACGGAGGAATGGATTTCATTATGGATTACCGACTTGTATATTGTTTAAGAAACGGACTTCCGTTAGATATGGACGTGTATGATTTGGCTGAATGGTCTTGCTTGGTTCCTCTTTCAAAACTTTCTTTGGAAAACGGAAGTGCTCCTGTTGAAATTCCTGATTTCACTCGCGGAGCTTGGAACAAAGTTAATAAATACAGACACGCTTTTGCAGAATAG